A genomic region of Ictidomys tridecemlineatus isolate mIctTri1 chromosome 10, mIctTri1.hap1, whole genome shotgun sequence contains the following coding sequences:
- the Skida1 gene encoding SKI/DACH domain-containing protein 1 encodes MGDLKSGFEEVDGVRLGYLIIKGKQMFALSQVFTDLLKNIPRTTVHKRMDHLKVKKHHCDLEELRKLKAINSIAFHAAKCTLISREDVEALYTSCKTERVLKTKRRRAGRALVTKAPPPERAAAASPRPGFWKDKHQLWRGLSGAARPLPISAQSQRPGAAAARPAAHLPQIFSKYPGSHYPEIVRSPCKPPLNYETAPLQGNYVAFHSDPAYFRSLLCSKHPAAAAAAAAAAAAAAAAAAYYQASAAGPQPKAAAGAGGPVNLTYRCKRKRGGSKDCLLAPHAGARRLLLLPRSYKAKAAAAAAAAAAAAAAAGATCLERFHLVNSFCPPPHHHHHHHHHHHHHHHHRAQQPQPNHHPPHHHRPQPHLGSFPESCSSDSESSSYSDHAANDSDFGSSLSSSSNSVSSEEEEEEGEEEEEEEEEEEGGSGASDSSEVSSEEEDSSTESDSSSGSSQVSVQSIRFRRTSFCKPPSVQAQANFLYHLASAAAATKPAAFEDAGRLPDLKSSVKAESPEEWNLQSWAPKASPVYCPASVGSCFPEIRNDRVSEITFPHSEISSTVKRTDLTINCLAEGASSPSPKTNNAFPQQRILGEARKCLQATPTTHCADNNTIAARFLNNDSSGAAANSEKDSKIPHCPEFATDLPSSQTDPEVDAAALGATKVENLCTDTGDKTLSFLHNIKIKVEDSSANEEYEPDLVTNKLKCECNDTKGEFYSVTENKEEDALLTTAKEGFACPEKETPSLNPLAQSQGLSCTLGSPKPEDGEYKFGARVRKNYRTLVLGKRPVLQTPPVKPNLKSARSPRPTGKTETHEGTLDDFTVINRRKKVASNVASAVKRPFNFMANFPCPPSLIIGKDGDLWPAYSLNTTKDSQPPHKAHPIWKWQLGGSAIPLPPSHKFRKFNS; translated from the coding sequence ATGGGAGACCTGAAGTCAGGTTTTGAAGAGGTGGATGGCGTGAGGCTCGGCTACCTCATCATTAAAGGAAAGCAAATGTTTGCCCTCTCCCAAGTCTTCACAGATCTGCTGAAAAACATCCCGAGGACGACCGTGCACAAGCGCATGGATCATCTAAAAGTGAAAAAGCACCACTGCGATCTGGAAGAGTTGAGGAAACTCAAGGCAATCAACAGCATCGCCTTCCATGCCGCCAAATGCACGCTCATCTCCCGGGAAGACGTGGAAGCGCTCTACACCTCCTGCAAAACCGAGCGTGTCCTCAAGACCAAGCGCAGGAGGGCCGGCCGGGCCCTGGTCACAAAGGCGCCGCCGCCAGAgcgcgccgccgccgccagcCCCCGCCCGGGGTTTTGGAAGGACAAGCACCAACTTTGGCGGGGCCTGAGCGGAGCCGCGCGGCCCCTGCCAATCAGCGCGCAGTCCCAGCGCCCCGGCGCCGCCGCCGCGCGCCCTGCCGCCCATCTACCTCAGATTTTTAGCAAATACCCGGGCTCGCACTACCCGGAAATCGTACGCTCGCCTTGCAAACCCCCTCTAAACTATGAAACTGCCCCGCTCCAGGGAAACTACGTCGCCTTTCACTCGGACCCTGCTTATTTTCGGAGCCTTCTGTGCAGCAAGCATCCGGCCGCTGCGGCTGCTGCCGcagccgccgccgctgccgcagccgccgccgccgcctacTACCAGGCGTCGGCTGCTGGGCCCCAGCCCAAGGCGGCGGCAGGAGCCGGAGGCCCGGTGAACCTGACCTACCGGTGCAAGCGCAAGCGCGGGGGCTCCAAGGACTGCCTGCTCGCGCCCCACGCTGGCGCTCGGCgcttgctgctgctgcccagatCCTACAAAGCCAAGGCGGCGGCGGCCGCGGcggccgcggcggcggcggcggcagctgcCGGTGCCACTTGCCTGGAGAGGTTTCATCTGGTCAACAGCTTCTGCCcgcctccccaccaccaccatcaccaccaccaccaccatcaccaccatcaccaccaccggGCCCAGCAGCCGCAGCCGAATCACCACCCCCCTCACCACCACCGGCCGCAGCCCCATCTAGGCAGCTTTCCCGAGAGCTGTAGCAGCGACTCCGAGTCCAGTTCCTATTCGGACCATGCAGCTAACGACTCGGATTTTGGCTCCAGTTTGTCCAGTTCCAGCAACTCTGTGTCCtcggaggaagaggaggaggaaggagaggaggaggaagaggaggaggaggaggaagaggggggcaGTGGGGCCTCGGATTCCAGTGAAGTCAGCTCGGAGGAGGAGGACTCGTCCACCGAGTCAGACTCCAGCTCCGGCTCCAGCCAAGTGTCAGTGCAGAGCATCCGTTTCAGGCGCACCAGTTTCTGCAAGCCTCCCAGCGTGCAGGCGCAGGCCAACTTCTTGTACCATCTGGCCTCCGCTGCCGCTGCAACCAAACCCGCTGCTTTCGAGGATGCCGGCAGACTTCCCGACCTCAAGAGTAGTGTCAAAGCGGAGTCGCCAGAAGAGTGGAATCTGCAGAGTTGGGCCCCCAAAGCGTCTCCAGTGTACTGCCCGGCCAGCGTGGGGAGTTGTTTCCCAGAGATAAGGAACGATAGGGTATCTGAGATTACATTCCCACACTCTGAAATTTCCAGTACTGTAAAGAGAACTGACCTGACAATTAACTGCCTGGCAGAGGGGGCCTCTTCACCTAGCCCAAAGACAAACAATGCATTTCCACAACAAAGAATACTCGGAGAGGCTAGGAAATGCCTACAAGCTACTCCTACTACACACTGTGCAGATAACAACACAATAGCTGCTAGGTTCTTAAATAATGATTCTTCAGGAGCAGCAGCAAATTCAGAAAAAGATTCCAAAATCCCTCATTGTCCTGAATTTGCTACGGATTTGCCCTCTTCACAAACTGACCCTGAAGTGGATGCAGCAGCACTAGGAGCAACTAAAGTGGAGAATCTGTGCACTGACACAGGCGACAAGACATTGTCATTTCTGCACAATATTAAAATCAAAGTAGAAGACAGTAGTGCTAATGAAGAATATGAACCTGATCTTGTTACAAATAAGCTAAAGTGCGAGTGCAATGATACAAAGGGTGAGTTTTACAGTGTGACTGAAAATAAAGAGGAGGACGCCTTGTTAACCACAGCCAAGGAAGGTTTTGCATGCCCTGAGAAAGAAACTCCTTCCTTAAATCCACTGGCTCAGAGTCAGGGCCTTTCATGCACTTTAGGTTCTCCAAAACCTGAGGATGGGGAATATAAATTTGGTGCCAGGGTGAGAAAAAATTACCGAACACTAGTACTGGGAAAACGACCTGTCCTTCAGACTCCTCCAGTCAAACCAAATTTGAAATCAGCTAGAAGCCCTCGTCCTACAGGTAAAACTGAGACACATGAAGGAACACTGGATGACTTTACAGTTATAAACAGACGCAAAAAGGTAGCCAGCAATGTAGCATCAGCAGTGAAAAGGCCGTTTAATTTCATGGCAAATTTTCCTTGTCCACCATCACTCATTATTGGGAAAGATGGGGATTTGTGGCCAGCGTATTCTTTAAACACCACTAAGGATTCCCAACCTCCTCACAAGGCCCATCCTATATGGAAATGGCAGCTGGGCGGTTCTGCAATACCTCTTCCACCTAGTCACAAATTCAGgaaatttaattcataa